A region from the Drosophila mauritiana strain mau12 chromosome 2L, ASM438214v1, whole genome shotgun sequence genome encodes:
- the LOC117142483 gene encoding general transcription factor 3C polypeptide 5, translating to MSRQLSFNPQKEYELIEYPGRVVNPDRMIATLGGIINVSKVLGDEVKRLALHFHPENPYNKPTFGDCTDKTGVLLSITVRRHKKDKQRPPEYFVRVLGHCSRSFTFETLCDFQYLPLWSTPTSDNAKAAQELTYALDQLKPKNTTDLDFFKRRHSQLLALPELFTHVDTVYAGTYRIDPSEDGQHEVLGVQSKSSYDNQGVVSFNMVDSFPTQADSQNLKRLKVKYVSDEQLALVKKLFDDCPIWTRIALQYESGLTNDKLKCITPSLAFYFSNGPWRTLYVRFGYDPRKDFNSRYYQTFDFRLRFSTGLSEFVYAKKFVKQRRAANAPFAPIEDRVSDLVQDIDYPYFDEHKLPRSRQCMLRYCDVRMTRIQEMLEKIPTPLTGAVCNERTGWLPPGFDAQVRQIVCASISELLRNHYRKENLTAEVEAVTQADEEDEDEAEDEETQEEDMELDETQAMGNSEQFVDNDIEQLFDNITS from the exons ATGTCGCGCCAATTGAGTTTCAATCCTCAGAAGGAATATGAGTTGATCGAGTACCCCGGCCGAGTGGTAAATCCCGATCGGATGATAGCCACTCTGGGCGGCATCATCAATGTGTCCAAG GTTTTGGGCGACGAAGTGAAACGATTGGCATTGCACTTCCATCCGGAGAATCCCTACAACAAACCCACATTTGGGGACTGCACGGATAAGACTGGTGTGCTGCTGTCCATAACCGTGAGGCGCCACAAAAAGGACAAGCAACGGCCTCCGGAATATTTTGTGCGGGTGTTGGGCCACTGCAGCAGGAGTTTCACCTTTGAAA CGCTTTGTGATTTCCAATACCTACCCCTCTGGTCAACTCCCACAAGTGACAACGCAAAGGCTGCCCAGGAGCTCACGTACGCTTTGGACCAGTTGAAACCCAAAAACACCACCGACTTGGACTTCTTTAA ACGTCGTCACAGCCAATTGCTGGCGCTGCCCGAATTGTTCACCCATGTGGACACGGTCTACGCGGGCACATATCGTATCGATCCCTCAGAAGACGGCCAACATGAGGTGCTGGGCGTGCAGTCCAAGTCCTCCTACGACAACCAGGGCGTGGTCTCGTTCAACATGGTGGACAGCTTTCCCACTCAGGCAGACTCCCAGAACCTTAAACGACTCAAGGTTAAGTACGTTTCGGATGAGCAGCTGGCATTGGTCAAAAAGCTATTCGATGACTGTCCAATTTGGACACGAATCGCGCTGCAATATGAATCGGGTTTGACTAACGACAAGCTAAAGTGCATCACTCCATCGCTGGCATTTTACTTTAGCAACGGACCGTGGCGCACTTTGTATGTTCGCTTCGGCTACGATCCCCGCAAGGACTTCAATAGTCGCTACTATCAGACCTTCGACTTCCGACTGCGATTCAGCACCGGTCTCTCCGAATTCGTGTACGCCAAGAAGTTTGTAAAGCAGCGGAGGGCGGCGAACGCTCCATTCGCGCCCATCGAGGATCGAGTGTCTGATTTGGTTCAGGACATTGACTATCCCTACTTCGATGAGCACAAGCTGCCGCGCTCCAGGCAATGCATGCTGCGCTACTGCGACGTCCGTATGACAAGGATACAGGAAATGCTGGAGAAGATCCCCACTCCACTCACCGGAGCTGTGTGCAATGAGCGCACTGGCTGGCTGCCGCCGGGATTCGATGCTCAAGTGCGACAGATAGTCTGCGCCTCCATTAGCGAACTTTTGCGCAACCATTACCGCAAGGAGAACCTTACAGCCGAAGTGGAGGCAGTTACGCAGGCCGACGAAGAGGATGAGGACGAGGCCGAGGACGAGGAGACGCAGGAAGAGGACATGGAGCTGGATGAGACGCAAGCCATGGGCAACTCGGAGCAATTCGTAGACAACGACATCGAGCAACTTTTCGACAATATCACAAGCTGA